One window of Medicago truncatula cultivar Jemalong A17 chromosome 2, MtrunA17r5.0-ANR, whole genome shotgun sequence genomic DNA carries:
- the LOC25485936 gene encoding E3 ubiquitin-protein ligase RMA1H1, with translation MAFEDCFSHELKTIPNSMSEAEESNGFDCNICLDFANEPVVTLCGHLYCWPCIYKWLHVQSDDSLGSDEHPQCPVCKENISHTTMVPLYGRGGHTPPSGKSSCCDDNFVPPRPTASGAQALLATASQSDQHQRLPYRNPYQGQYLNSSSYHQQEGDATSQMLNLGASMTSRSRHHTVVRMFEEMIFSGVVGHPPNSYQMVGNNSSRLRRQELQTDKFLNRISNFLFCCFLLCLIVF, from the coding sequence ATGGCATTTGAGGATTGTTTTTCCCATGAATTGAAAACCATTCCAAATTCCATGTCAGAAGCAGAAGAATCCAATGGTTTTGATTGTAACATCTGCTTAGACTTCGCCAACGAACCGGTAGTCACCCTTTGTGGCCACCTTTACTGCTGGCCTTGCATCTACAAGTGGCTACATGTTCAAAGTGATGATTCTCTTGGATCTGATGAACATCCACAATGTCCTGTATGTAAAGAAAATATATCACATACCACAATGGTCCCATTGTATGGCCGCGGTGGCCACACTCCACCGAGTGGAAAATCATCTTGTTGTGATGATAATTTTGTACCACCAAGACCAACTGCTTCAGGTGCTCAAGCTCTTTTGGCAACAGCATCTCAAAGTGATCAACATCAGCGACTTCCGTATCGAAATCCTTATCAGGGACAATATTTAAACTCCTCTTCATACCACCAACAAGAGGGTGATGCTACTTCACAAATGCTTAATCTTGGTGCCTCAATGACATCAAGATCTCGCCACCATACTGTGGTTAGAATGTTCGAGGAGATGATTTTTTCCGGAGTAGTCGGCCACCCGCCAAATTCTTATCAGATGGTGGGAAATAATAGCTCTAGACTGAGAAGGCAAGAGTTGCAGACTGATAAATTTTTGAacagaatttcaaattttctattttgctGCTTTCTTTTGTGTCttattgtcttttga
- the LOC11446805 gene encoding uncharacterized protein: MKPPMEFSSNSLFFFFTFFIFFFFFSFVASNPSDSSFKTTYYHLCNDVVPASTTPPHAETSFDFAESLRIMSGYFSGGDPIFNKSADENISNRFSFHVTSVRRTTTDGVHELQAKVTIKQDKVGSDRSLVRFYPEARVSHWVRFTQRLKVSLTGFWSQSSGKICMFGIGTYGMKNMQNVNVVLKLRFPSNVTIFDSFITGTLESFDEMKNSLNHFEPVSIMALSHSSNYNFTMIGKENENGNCVAGSNEERLSHRNLNRDACSVFLRHTDKFQLDYGSQCNNVSCNPLGGAGGVKNLPAFTHFYSARCVERRKIQMLLAFPDSLYSGYEFPFRPNTTLISEGVWDEKENRFCGVACRILNFTETPYVGNCSIKFTLWFPSVLSLRNRSTVLGRIWSDKVVGESGYFSSIGFEGSWIGSRGLSGLQYKYTEIDRVRKSCGEKVTASGKGKKYPDGYSSDTSFSMSVTNSKGQVAQGYSSPLFVGDRRYNGQPYGVPFVPTNGNLKAHSSQYNNSLNVSYMIKFKLSPDFKFDSEGSATKVKIIAEGLYNRNTGVMCLVGCRDLRTNGKILLKNESLDCEIMVNIQFPPLNAKGGEFIKGTIESMRQKADPYYFEPLQLSSYSLYRNQVDASIWRMDFEIIMVLISNTLSCVFVGLQLLHVKKHTEVLPRISIVMLLVITLGHMIPLVLNFEALFKVNHNGVQNVFLGSEGWLEVNEVVVRMVTMVAFLLELRLLQLTWSSRQSEESQTGLWASEKWVLYMTLPLYFGGGLTAWFVHIWKDSRRKSSRPFHLSRHRFRFPRGHPYPLPSLWEDFKSYAGLLLDGFLLPQTLFNIVSNSEGKALASSFYFGTTVVRIMPHAYDLFRAHSSAWYLNISSIYADHRMDFYSTAWDIIIPIGGLSFAVLIYLQQRFGSRCILPKRFRKTSAYEKVPVIGNDDL; encoded by the coding sequence aTGAAGCCACCAATGGAGTTTTCTTCAAAttccttattcttcttctttacgttcttcattttcttcttcttcttctcctttgtAGCTTCAAACCCTTCTGATTCATCTTTCAAAACCACCTATTATCATCTCTGCAACGACGTTGTCCCGGCATCCACAACGCCGCCCCATGCTGAAACCTCCTTCGATTTCGCTGAATCTCTCCGAATTATGTCCGGTTACTTCTCCGGCGGCGATCCAATTTTCAACAAATCTGCCGACGAAAATATCTCTAACCGCTTCTCTTTTCACGTCACCTCCGTCCGGAGAACTACCACCGACGGCGTGCACGAATTGCAGGCGAAAGTGACTATCAAGCAAGACAAAGTGGGCTCCGATAGATCGCTGGTTAGGTTTTATCCGGAAGCTAGGGTTTCACATTGGGTGAGGTTTACTCAACGACTGAAGGTTTCTCTCACTGGTTTTTGGTCACAATCTTCTGGTAAGATTTGTATGTTTGGAATAGGTACTTATGGTATGAAAAATATGCAAAATGTTAATGTTGTTCTTAAGCTTCGTTTTCCGAGTAATGTTACAATTTTCGATAGTTTTATTACTGGAACTTTGGAAAGCTTTGATGAAATGAAGAATAGTTTGAATCATTTTGAACCCGTTTCGATAATGGCTTTGTCTCATagttcaaattataattttacaatGATTGGgaaggaaaatgaaaatggtAATTGTGTAGCGGGATCAAATGAGGAAAGGTTAAGCCATAGAAATTTGAACCGAGATGCTTGTTCTGTGTTTTTACGACATACTGATAAGTTTCAACTTGATTATGGAAGTCAATGTAATAATGTTAGTTGTAATCCCCTTGGTGGTGCTGGTGGTGTTAAGAATTTGCCTGCTTTCACGCATTTTTATAGTGCTCGATGCGTAGAGAGGCGGAAGATTCAGATGTTGTTGGCTTTTCCTGACTCACTTTACAGTGGCTATGAGTTTCCGTTTCGTCCTAATACAACCTTAATATCTGAAGGGGTGTGGGATGAGAAGGAGAATCGGTTTTGTGGAGTTGCATGCCGGATTTTGAACTTCACAGAAACTCCTTATGTTGGAAATTGCTCGATTAAGTTCACGTTATGGTTTCCTTCTGTGTTGTCTTTGAGAAACAGGAGCACTGTTTTGGGCCGGATATGGAGTGATAAAGTTGTTGGTGAATCTGGCTACTTCAGTAGCATTGGATTTGAGGGTAGCTGGATAGGATCAAGAGGTCTCAGTGGTTTACAATACAAGTATACTGAAATTGACAGAGTAAGAAAATCTTGTGGAGAAAAGGTTACTGCTAGCGGAAAAGGAAAGAAGTATCCAGATGGATACTCTTCTGATACATCATTTAGCATGTCTGTGACAAACAGTAAAGGTCAAGTAGCTCAAGGTTACTCTTCACCACTTTTTGTTGGTGATCGACGTTATAACGGGCAGCCTTATGGTGTTCCATTTGTGCCAACGAATGGAAACTTAAAAGCACACAGTTCACAGTACAACAATTCATTGAATGTCAGCTATATGATTAAGTTTAAACTTTcacctgattttaagtttgatagTGAGGGGTCCGCGACAAAAGTTAAAATTATTGCAGAAGGATTGTACAATAGGAATACTGGAGTTATGTGTCTTGTAGGATGTCGGGATTTGAGGACAAATGGAAAAATACTGTTAAAGAATGAATCTCTGGACTGTGAAATCATGGTTAATATCCAGTTTCCTCCATTGAATGCAAAAGGAGGTGAATTTATTAAAGGGACCATAGAAAGCATGCGACAAAAGGCAGACCCTTATTATTTTGAGCCCCTTCAGTTGTCTTCATATTCTCTATACAGAAACCAAGTAGATGCATCCATTTGGAGAATGGACTTTGAGATAATTATGGTATTGATATCAAACACACTTTCTTGTGTGTTTGTAGGATTGCAACTCCTCCATGTGAAAAAGCACACAGAAGTACTTCCTCGCATTTCCATTGTGATGCTTCTTGTTATTACTCTAGGTCACATGATTCCCCTGGTGCTGAACTTTGAAGCCCTATTCAAGGTGAATCATAATGGTGTGCAGAATGTTTTTCTTGGGAGTGAAGGGTGGCTTGAAGTGAATGAAGTAGTTGTGAGGATGGTGACAATGGTAGCTTTTCTTCTAGAGCTGCGTCTTCTACAACTGACCTGGTCTTCAAGACAGAGTGAGGAAAGCCAGACAGGTTTGTGGGCTTCCGAAAAATGGGTTCTTTATATGACTCTACCATTGTATTTTGGCGGTGGATTGACTGCATGGTTCGTGCACATATGGAAGGATTCTCGCCGGAAAAGCTCACGTCCATTCCATCTTTCACGCCACAGGTTTAGGTTTCCTCGTGGACATCCTTATCCACTTCCTTCGCTCTGGGAAGACTTCAAATCTTATGCTGGTTTACTCCTTGATGGGTTTCTGCTCCCACAAACTCTGTTCAACATAGTGTCTAACTCCGAAGGGAAGGCTTTGGcatcttcattttattttggaacAACCGTTGTTCGTATAATGCCCCATGCATATGATCTCTTTAGAGCTCACAGTTCTGCATGGTACCTTAATATATCATCCATATACGCAGACcatagaatggatttttattcCACAGCTTGGGACATCATAATTCCAATTGGTGGTCTTTCATTTGCTGTCCTCATATACCTTCAACAAAGATTTGGAAGCCGCTGCATTCTTCCAAAGAGGTTTAGAAAAACTTCTGCCTATGAGAAAGTACCTGTTATTGGTAATGATGATTTGTGA
- the LOC25485937 gene encoding probable 2-carboxy-D-arabinitol-1-phosphatase encodes MAGIVFLNTTLLCSPLPCLTSSQLHLPLTRRIHCSTSTSTSYPAATDKLPNSIDFSVTGGAYDFTKATTSLTNELITSSKKVTLLRHGLSTWNAESRIQGSSDLSVLTEAGVEQAERCKKALENIHFDQCLASPISRAKQTAEIIWQGREKPLVYIDSLKEISLYHLEGLKNVDAKQIYKEEYRIWREDPANFVMNGRYPVQDLWIAARDCWKEILLSPGENFLVVTHKSILRALTCTALGLGPERFRSLDVNNGGICVFNFNTRGEAMLEALNLTAHMYSDHVYPA; translated from the exons ATGGCAGGGATTGTGTTTTTGAACACCACTTTGTTGTGCTCACCACTACCATGTCTGACTTCTTCTCAGCTTCATCTTCCTCTCACTCGCCGCATTCACTGCTCAACTTCTACTTCTACCTCATACCCTGCTGCCACAG ACAAACTTCCAAATAGTATTGATTTTTCTGTAACTGGTGGTGCATATGATTTCACAAAAGCAACAACATCACTAACAAATGAGTTAATCACTTCATCAAAGAAAGTCACTCTTTTAAGGCATGGTCTTAGCACTTGGAATGCAGAAAGTAGAATTCAG GGAAGCTCAGATTTGTCAGTACTAACTGAAGCTGGGGTGGAGCAAGCAGAGAGATGCAAGAAAGCTTTGGAAAATATTCACTTTGACCAATGTCTTGCCAGTCCAATATCTCGTGCCAAG CAAACTGCTGAAATTATATGGCAAGGAAGGGAAAAACCATTGGTTTACATTGATTCACTTAAAGAAATATCTCTCTATCACCTTGAAGGATTGAAAAATG TGGATGCTAAGCAAATATATAAGGAGGAATACAGAATCTGGAGAGAAGATCCAGCCAATTTTGTCATGAATGGTAGATATCCTGTACAAGATCTCTGGATAGCTGCAAGAGATTGTTGGAAGGAAATTTTGTTGTCACCT GGAGAAAACTTTCTAGTTGTGACTCACAAATCAATATTGAGGGCATTAACTTGCACTGCTTTAGGCCTTGGCCCAGAGAG GTTTCGTTCCCTTGATGTCAACAATGGTGGGATATGTGTATTCAACTTCAACACCAGAGGAGAAGCAATGCTCGAGGCTTTAAACTTGACAGCTCACATGTATAGCGATCATGTATATCCTGCCTGA
- the LOC25485938 gene encoding callose synthase 11, protein MHMRQRPTAMRGGPVNQQRPPPPPLNSVFNIIPVHDLLIDHPSLRYPEVRAAAAALRTVGDLPKHRFMAWQPDMDLLDWLRLLFGFQIDNARNQREHLVLHLSNAQMRLEPPPAIPDALDAGVLQRFRRKLLHNYTSWCSYLGLKSSVNTRRRDPTDLRRELLYVSLYLLIWGEAGNLRFVPECLCYIYHFMAKELNMVLDGFIDPDTGSPFLPTVSGEYGFLKSVVMPIYNTIKIEVDSSRNGKAPHSAWRNYDDINEYFWSRRCLKKLRWPLNFESSFFGTTPKDKRVGKTGYVEQRSFWNIYKSFDRLWVMLILFMQGAIIVAWEGTTYPWQALERKDVQVKMFTLFITWGGLRVLQSVLDAGTQYSLVTRETAWRGVRMVAKGLAAITWTVLFGVFYGLIWIEKGSKRNWSDAANQRIYTFLKIVFCFLLPEMLACVLFVLPCIRNFIEESDWRIVYWLTWWFHTRIFVGRGVRQGLMDNVKYSFFWIGVLAAKFSFSYFLQFKPLVAPTKALLKLRGIGYRWHEFFNNTNRVAVVLLWLPVVLVYFMDLQIWYSIFSSFIGGTIGLFSHLGEIRNISQLRLRFQHFASAMQFNLMPEEKLLSQQATMLRKVRDAIHRLKLRYGLGQPFTKIESSQVDATRFALIWNEIIITFREEDIISDRELELLELPPNCWDIRVIRWPCFLLSNELLRALSQAKELENEPDRSLWLKMCKNEYRRCAVIEAYDSIKYLFCMILKVDKVEFSIVTNIFRDIDYYIQVGKLTEAYKMSLLPELHAKVTELVKISIQPDKDLNKAVNLLQALYELCIRRFSKVKKTAAQLIEEGLALQGPTTEGGLLFENAIEFPDAGDEVFTRQLRRLSTILTSRDAMHNVPLNLEARRRIAFFSNSLFMNIPRAPYVEKMMAFSVLTPYYDEEVLYSKESLRKENEDGITTLFYLQKIYEDEWNNFMERMHREGLKDEDDIWTTKSLDLRLWVSYRGQTLSRTVRGMMYYYSALKMLAFLDSASEMDVRQGSEHITSYGSTNANNRLNTLRSDVHPSLRKLRRADSSVTLLFKGDEYGSAMMKFSYVVACQMYGRHKAEKNPRADDILYLMKNNEALRVAYVDEVSLGREETEFYSVLVKFDQQLQSEVEIFRVRLPGPLKLGEGKPENQNHAMIFTRGDAIQTIDMNQDNYFEEALKMRNLLEEFNVYHGIKKPTILGVRENIFTGSVSSLAWFMSSQETSFVTLGQRFLANPLKVRMHYGHPDVFDRFWFLCRGGVSKASRVINISEDIFAGFNCTLRGGNVTHHEYIQVGKGRDVGLNQISMFEAKVASGNGEQVLSRDVYRLGHRLDFFRMLSVFYTTIGFYFNSMVVVMTVYAFLWGRLYMALSGIEKEAQNNASNNKALGAIVNQQFIIQLGIFTALPMVVENTLEHGFLPAVWDFLTMQLQLGSLFFTFSLGTRTHFFGRTILHGGAKYRATGRGFVVEHKSFAENYRLYARSHFVKAIELGIILIVYASHSPLPKATFVYIAMTLSNWFLVVSWIMSPFVFNPSGFDWLKTVYDFEDFMNWIWYPGGPFKKAEYSWETWWYEEQDHLKTTGIWGKLLEIILDLRFFFFQYGIVYQLGIANHNTSIAVYLLSWIFMVAVVAIYISIAYARDKYGTNEHIYYRLVQLLVIMVTVLVIVLLLEFTRFSFVDLLTSSLAFIPTGWGMILIAQVLRPFLQSTVVWDTVVSLARLYDLLFGIIVMAPMAVFSWLPGFQSMQTRILFNEAFSRGLQISRIVSGKKSA, encoded by the coding sequence ATGCATATGAGACAACGTCCCACCGCCATGCGCGGTGGTCCGGTGAACCAGCAACGACCACCACCTCCGCCGTTAAACTCTGTCTTCAACATTATCCCCGTCCACGACCTCCTCATAGACCATCCATCGCTCCGTTATCCAGAAGTCCGTGCCGCCGCTGCCGCACTCCGCACCGTCGGCGACCTCCCAAAGCACCGTTTCATGGCATGGCAACCAGACATGGACCTTCTCGACTGGCTCCGGTTACTCTTCGGATTCCAAATCGACAACGCAAGAAACCAAAGAGAGCATTTAGTTCTTCATCTCTCAAATGCACAGATGCGTCTTGAACCTCCTCCGGCTATCCCCGACGCGCTTGACGCCGGTGTTCTACAACGTTTCCGGCGAAAGCTTCTTCATAACTACACTTCCTGGTGCTCTTATCTTGGTCTTAAGTCAAGCGTGAACACGCGCCGCCGTGATCCAACCGATCTTCGTCGTGAGTTGCTTTACGTTTCCCTTTATCTTCTAATTTGGGGTGAAGCTGGTAACCTTCGTTTTGTTCCAGAGTGTCTTTgttatatttatcattttatggCAAAAGAGCTTAATATGGTTCTTGATGGGTTTATTGATCCTGATACTGGTAGTCCATTTTTGCCAACAGTTTCTGGTGAATATGGATTTTTGAAATCTGTTGTTATGCCAATTTACAATACTATTAAGATTGAAGTTGATAGTAGTAGAAATGGTAAAGCACCACATTCTGCATGGAGGAATTATGATGATATAAATGAGTATTTTTGGAGTAGGAGGTGTTTGAAGAAACTTAGATGGCCTTTGAATTTTGAGTCTAGCTTTTTTGGGACTACACCTAAGGATAAAAGGGTTGGGAAAACTGGGTATGTTGAACAAAGGTCATTTTGGAATATTTACAAGAGTTTTGACAGGTTATGggttatgttgattttgttcatGCAAGGTGCTATTATTGTTGCTTGGGAGGGTACTACGTATCCTTGGCAAGCATTAGAGAGAAAGGATGTTCAAGTCAAAATGTTTACTTTGTTTATCACTTGGGGTGGTCTTAGGGTACTTCAATCTGTGCTTGATGCTGGAACTCAATATAGTTTGGTTACTAGAGAGACGGCTTGGCGTGGAGTAAGGATGGTGGCCAAGGGTTTGGCTGCTATAACGTGGACTGTTTTGTTTGGGGTGTTTTATGGATTGATTTGGATTGAGAAGGGTTCTAAACGAAATTGGTCTGATGCGGCAAATCAGAGGATTTATACATTTCTTAAGATTGTCTTCTGCTTTCTATTACCAGAGATGTTGGCATGTGTACTGTTCGTATTGCCGTGTATACGGAACTTCATTGAGGAATCAGACTGGAGAATAGTATACTGGTTGACATGGTGGTTTCATACCCGGATTTTTGTGGGCCGGGGTGTGAGACAAGGCCTTATGGATAATGTGAAGTATAGTTTTTTCTGGATTGGAGTATTGGCTGCAAAATTTTCATTCAGTTACTTTCTTCAATTCAAACCTCTTGTTGCTCCCACTAAGGCTCTGTTGAAACTTAGGGGCATCGGCTATAGATGGCATGAGTTTTTCAATAACACCAACAGAGTTGCAGTTGTTTTGCTATGGTTACCTGTTGTGTTGGTATACTTCATGGATTTGCAAATATGGTATTCAATTTTCTCTTCCTTTATTGGTGGCACGATTGGCCTGTTCTCACATTTGGGTGAAATCCGGAATATCTCACAACTCAGGCTCCGATTCCAGCACTTTGCCAGTGCAATGCAGTTCAATCTGATGCCAGAGGAGAAGCTTCTAAGCCAGCAAGCAACGATGCTGAGGAAGGTTCGTGATGCCATCCATCGGTTGAAATTACGATACGGACTTGGTCAACCCTTCACAAAAATTGAATCAAGCCAAGTGGATGCTACCAGGTTTGCCTTAATATGGAATGAGATAATCATTACTTTCAGGGAGGAAGATATAATCAGTGATCGAGAACTAGAGCTCCTGGAACTGCCACCAAATTGCTGGGACATTAGGGTAATTCGATGGCCGTGTTTCCTTCTCAGCAATGAGCTACTGCGTGCTCTCAGTCAGGCAAAAGAGCTGGAAAATGAGCCTGACAGGTCACTATGGTTGAAGATGTGCAAGAATGAGTATCGCCGGTGTGCTGTCATTGAAGCTTATGATAGCATTAAGTACTTATTTTGTATGATTCTTAAAGTTGATAAGGTAGAGTTCTCCATTGTGACTAATATATTCAGGGACATAGACTACTACATTCAGGTGGGAAAGTTAACAGAAGCGTACAAGATGTCTCTGCTACCAGAGCTACATGCTAAGGTTACTGAACTGGTTAAAATTTCGATACAGCCAGACAAAGATTTGAATAAGGCTGTAAATTTGTTGCAAGCCTTGTATGAATTGTGTATTCGAAGATTTTCAAAGGTGAAGAAGACCGCCGCCCAGCTAATTGAGGAAGGCCTGGCGCTACAAGGTCCAACAACAGAAGGGGGACTGCTCTTTGAAAATGCTATTGAGTTTCCTGATGCCGGAGATGAAGTCTTTACCAGGCAGCTCAGAAGGTTGTCTACAATTCTCACTTCAAGAGACGCAATGCACAATGTTCCGTTGAATCTTGAGGCTCGACGGCGGATTGCTTTCTTTAGCAATTCTTTGTTTATGAACATTCCCCGTGCTCCCTATGTTGAAAAAATGATGGCTTTCAGTGTTTTGACCCCGTATTATGATGAGGAAGTTTTGTATAGCAAAGAGTCTCTTCGAAAGGAGAATGAGGATGGCATTACTACTCTGTTTTATTTGCAGAAGATTTATGAAGATGAATGGAACAATTTTATGGAAAGAATGCATAGAGAGGGCTTGAAAGACGAGGATGATATCTGGACAACAAAATCCTTGGACCTTCGCCTTTGGGTATCTTACAGAGGTCAAACATTGTCTCGCACAGTCAGGGGGATGATGTACTATTATAGCGCCCTTAAGATGCTCGCTTTTCTTGATTCAGCATCTGAGATGGATGTAAGACAGGGATCCGAGCATATTACTTCATATGGTTCAACAAACGCAAACAACCGTCTGAATACTCTACGCTCTGATGTGCATCCATCTCTACGGAAGTTGCGAAGGGCAGATAGCAGTGTGACCCTGTTATTCAAGGGAGATGAATATGGGAGTGCGATGATGAAGTTCTCATATGTTGTGGCATGCCAGATGTACGGACGCCACAAGGCAGAGAAGAATCCCCGAGCTGATGATATACTGTATCTGATGAAAAACAACGAGGCCCTTCGAGTAGCATATGTTGATGAGGTTTCTTTGGGGAGGGAAGAGACTGAATTTTACTCTGTTCTTGTGAAGTTTGATCAGCAATTGCAGAGTGAGGTTGAGATCTTTAGGGTCAGATTGCCTGGTCCTTTAAAACTTGGAGAAGGGAAACCGGAAAATCAGAATCATGCAATGATCTTTACGCGGGGTGATGCAATTCAGACCATAGATATGAATcaagacaattattttgaggaaGCTCTCAAAATGCGGAATCTGTTGGAGGAGTTCAATGTCTACCATGGTATCAAGAAGCCAACCATTTTGGGGGTTCGTGAGAATATATTCACAGGCTCTGTTTCGTCGCTTGCTTGGTTCATGTCATCCCAAGAGACAAGTTTTGTGACACTGGGCCAGCGATTTCTGGCAAACCCTTTGAAAGTACGGATGCACTACGGTCATCCGGATGTGTTTGACAGATTTTGGTTCTTGTGTAGGGGTGGAGTCAGCAAGGCATCTAGAGTGATCAATATTAGTGAAGATATTTTTGCTGGTTTCAATTGTACATTGCGAGGTGGCAATGTGACACATCATGAATATATACAGGTAGGTAAAGGAAGAGATGTTGGCTTGAATCAGATATCCATGTTTGAGGCCAAGGTCGCAAGTGGCAATGGCGAGCAGGTGTTGAGCAGAGATGTCTACCGGCTAGGACATAGATTAGACTTCTTCCGCATGCTTTCAGTGTTCTACACAACTATAGGATTTTACTTTAACTCCATGGTAGTTGTAATGACAGTCTATGCCTTTCTTTGGGGCCGACTTTATATGGCCCTCAGCGGCATTGAAAAGGAAGCCCAAAACAATGCTAGCAACAATAAAGCCCTTGGTGCAATCGTAAATCAGCAGTTTATAATCCAGCTTGGTATTTTCACTGCCCTCCCAATGGTTGTTGAAAATACTCTTGAGCACGGGTTCCTTCCTGCAGTATGGGACTTCTTGACAATGCAGTTGCAGCTTGGATCACTATTCTTTACATTCTCTTTGGGAACTCGCACCCATTTCTTTGGTCGGACTATACTTCATGGTGGTGCTAAGTACAGAGCCACAGGTCGCGGTTTTGTGGTGGAGCACAAGAGTTTTGCTGAGAACTATCGGCTATATGCTAGAAGCCATTTTGTCAAGGCCATTGAACTtggaattattttaattgtgtaTGCTTCTCATAGTCCCTTGCCTAAGGCTACTTTTGTGTACATAGCTATGACACTCTCAAATTGGTTTCTTGTAGTTTCATGGATAATGTCTCCTTTTGTCTTCAATCCCTCTGGGTTTGATTGGCTGAAAACTGTATATGACTTTGAAGACTTTATGAATTGGATTTGGTATCCGGGTGGGCCATTCAAAAAGGCAGAATACAGCTGGGAAACATGGTGGTATGAGGAGCAAGATCATTTAAAAACAACCGGTATATGGGGAAAGCTGTTAGAAATCATTTTAGACCTTcgatttttcttctttcagtATGGCATTGTTTACCAGCTCGGCATTGCAAATCATAATACTAGTATAGCTGTTTACTTGCTGTCATGGATATTCATGGTTGCTGTTGTTGCGATTTATATCAGCATAGCATATGCACGAGATAAATATGGTACAAATGAGCACATATATTATCGTCTAGTGCAGCTTCTTGTAATTATGGTCACAGTTCTAGTAATTGTCCTCTTACTGGAGTTCACCCGCTTCAGTTTTGTTGATCTTCTAACAAGCTCGTTGGCTTTCATTCCCACGGGATGGGGAATGATTTTAATAGCCCAGGTGCTTAGGCCATTTTTGCAGTCAACTGTAGTGTGGGATACTGTGGTTTCCTTGGCACGACTCTACGATTTACTGTTTGGGATTATTGTTATGGCCCCCATGGCAGTTTTCTCATGGTTACCTGGATTTCAATCCATGCAAACTAGGATTCTCTTTAATGAAGCTTTCAGCAGGGGTCTCCAGATATCTCGAATAGTTAGTGGCAAGAAATCTGCTTAA